Proteins co-encoded in one Flavobacteriaceae bacterium MAR_2009_75 genomic window:
- a CDS encoding cytoskeletal protein CcmA (bactofilin family): MFSDNKKPRTMNEIGAQPNRISKHTKIKGDIISEADFRIDGKLDGNVKTTGKVVIGKDGYIHGKVECVNADIEGSFNGELLVSDLLSLKSSAVIEGTVSVTKLAVEPGATFNASCTMKGKGGASSAGSSNSFNKSTLGSSASSANEPAKAS; the protein is encoded by the coding sequence ATGTTTTCCGATAACAAAAAACCTAGAACTATGAACGAAATTGGCGCACAACCGAACAGAATATCAAAGCACACAAAAATTAAAGGTGATATCATTTCTGAAGCTGACTTTAGAATCGATGGAAAATTAGACGGTAATGTAAAGACTACCGGTAAAGTTGTCATCGGTAAAGATGGCTACATTCACGGCAAAGTTGAATGTGTAAATGCAGATATTGAAGGAAGTTTTAATGGTGAGCTTTTGGTATCCGACTTGTTGTCTCTAAAATCTTCAGCAGTAATCGAAGGCACGGTTTCCGTGACCAAATTGGCTGTAGAGCCAGGGGCCACTTTTAATGCTTCTTGTACGATGAAAGGTAAAGGCGGCGCCTCTAGCGCAGGCTCTTCAAACAGTTTTAATAAATCAACATTAGGCAGCAGTGCTTCTTCTGCAAATGAGCCAGCAAAAGCCTCGTGA
- a CDS encoding putative F0F1-ATPase subunit (Ca2+/Mg2+ transporter): MSQQKPRDNSRLIRNAASLSGIAIQMGATIYLGNLLGAWLDVKFEKTYLEDTVTLIAVFLSMYLVIKKVMNLNK; this comes from the coding sequence ATGAGCCAGCAAAAGCCTCGTGATAACTCGCGCCTAATTCGCAATGCGGCAAGCCTATCGGGTATTGCCATTCAAATGGGGGCCACTATTTACTTGGGCAATCTTTTGGGCGCATGGTTAGATGTCAAGTTCGAAAAAACCTATTTGGAAGATACAGTAACTCTAATTGCCGTATTTTTGTCGATGTATCTGGTCATAAAAAAGGTAATGAATTTGAATAAATAG
- a CDS encoding ATP synthase F0 subcomplex A subunit translates to MKEVSRSVGTLLLLFTLCFSLQGFASSESDDKAEGAVSTKEEIDAYIQHHIKDAHDFHLFSYTADSGERKHVGFPLPVILWSSNGLVTFMSSEFHHDDSGEVIVEKGGSSFVKLHSKIYELDAGASEVKFDEAHHATNASKVLDFSITKSVLGILLVGLLMLWAFSSLAKQYKTKKVPSGFGRVLEPLVIYVRDEIAKPNIGEKKYRKFTGYLLTVFFFIWILNLLGLTPLGFNVTGQLAVTAALAIFTLVIYTFSGNKDYYMHMLWMPGVPVLIRPILAIIELAGAFLIKPFSLLVRLFANISAGHIVVMSLIAIMFTLKNSLGVAGATGLSLVLSFFITLIEVLVAFLQAYIFTMLSALFIGMAVAEHDHAHEHDAHGHEVPDAEDVRENFI, encoded by the coding sequence ATGAAGGAAGTATCAAGATCGGTCGGAACTCTATTACTACTTTTTACACTTTGCTTTTCACTCCAAGGTTTTGCGTCTTCAGAATCAGACGATAAGGCAGAAGGTGCCGTCAGCACCAAAGAAGAGATTGACGCATATATACAGCACCACATCAAAGACGCCCACGATTTTCACTTGTTCTCTTACACGGCAGATTCAGGTGAGCGTAAGCATGTTGGTTTTCCGTTGCCGGTTATCTTGTGGTCAAGCAACGGTCTGGTCACTTTTATGTCTTCTGAATTTCACCATGATGATTCAGGTGAAGTTATTGTAGAAAAGGGCGGTTCTAGTTTCGTGAAGTTACACAGTAAAATATATGAATTGGATGCTGGCGCTAGCGAAGTTAAGTTTGATGAGGCCCATCATGCGACCAATGCTTCGAAGGTGTTAGATTTTTCTATTACTAAAAGTGTTTTAGGTATTCTATTGGTAGGTCTTTTAATGCTTTGGGCATTTTCAAGCTTGGCCAAGCAGTACAAGACCAAAAAAGTACCATCTGGTTTTGGTCGTGTTCTAGAGCCATTGGTTATTTATGTAAGAGATGAAATTGCTAAGCCGAATATCGGAGAAAAAAAATACAGAAAGTTCACAGGTTACTTGTTGACCGTATTTTTCTTTATTTGGATTTTGAACTTGTTAGGTTTGACTCCGTTAGGTTTCAATGTTACTGGCCAGCTAGCGGTTACTGCGGCACTGGCCATATTCACTCTGGTTATATATACGTTTAGTGGTAACAAAGATTATTATATGCACATGCTGTGGATGCCTGGTGTACCGGTATTGATTCGCCCCATTTTGGCAATTATAGAATTGGCAGGTGCATTTTTAATCAAGCCGTTTTCGCTGTTGGTTCGATTGTTCGCCAATATTTCTGCCGGCCACATTGTTGTGATGAGTTTGATTGCCATCATGTTCACTTTAAAAAATAGTTTAGGGGTTGCCGGGGCGACAGGCCTTTCATTGGTTCTTTCGTTTTTTATTACCCTTATCGAGGTGTTGGTCGCCTTTTTACAGGCCTATATTTTTACCATGTTATCAGCACTGTTCATTGGTATGGCCGTTGCCGAGCATGACCATGCCCATGAGCATGATGCCCATGGGCATGAAGTTCCCGACGCAGAAGATGTGCGCGAGAACTTCATCTAG
- a CDS encoding ATP synthase F0 subcomplex C subunit, which produces MYNLIGAGLIVIGAGIGLGQIGGKAMEGIARQPEATGKIQTAMIIIAALLEGLAFGALFLGKA; this is translated from the coding sequence ATGTACAATTTAATTGGAGCAGGTTTAATCGTAATCGGAGCAGGTATCGGACTTGGTCAAATTGGTGGTAAGGCAATGGAAGGTATTGCCCGTCAGCCAGAAGCGACAGGAAAAATACAAACTGCGATGATTATCATCGCTGCACTTTTAGAAGGTTTGGCATTTGGTGCCTTGTTCTTAGGAAAAGCTTAA
- a CDS encoding ATP synthase F0 subcomplex B subunit: METLVNDFSPGLFVVQTILLLGLIFLLVKFAWKPILTSLNDREEGIQGALEAAEKARKEMQNLQADNDKLLKEARAERESMLKEAREIKDKMIADSKEQAKVEGDKMLKQAQAAIESEKKAAVAEIKNQVAELSIEIAEKVLKEQLSNKEQQLKLVDSMLGDVKLN, encoded by the coding sequence ATGGAAACTTTAGTAAATGATTTTTCGCCAGGTTTGTTCGTTGTACAGACCATTCTTTTATTAGGTCTTATTTTTCTTTTGGTAAAATTCGCTTGGAAACCCATCTTAACTTCATTGAATGACCGAGAAGAAGGTATTCAAGGCGCTTTGGAAGCTGCTGAAAAAGCGCGTAAAGAAATGCAGAACCTTCAAGCCGATAACGACAAGTTGTTGAAAGAAGCACGTGCCGAGCGTGAGAGCATGCTAAAAGAAGCGCGTGAGATTAAAGACAAAATGATTGCCGACTCTAAAGAGCAGGCAAAAGTAGAGGGAGATAAAATGTTGAAGCAGGCTCAGGCGGCAATCGAAAGTGAAAAGAAAGCAGCTGTTGCCGAGATCAAGAATCAAGTTGCCGAGCTATCCATCGAGATTGCGGAAAAAGTATTGAAAGAACAATTGTCCAATAAAGAGCAGCAGCTTAAGCTTGTCGATAGTATGTTGGGTGATGTTAAATTGAATTAA
- a CDS encoding ATP synthase F1 subcomplex delta subunit: protein MSDSRAAIRYAKAVLDLAVERKAASAVEEDMRSIVATVSESKELRSMLQSPIIEGEAKKEALKAIFKGSSEITIGLIDTLTSNKRIALLNEVALKYIILHEDLKGEGVAQVTTAVPLTPELEKKVLKQVAQLTGNEVTIKNNVDESIIGGFVLRVGDLQYDASIANKLNNLKREFTNSL from the coding sequence ATGAGCGATTCTAGAGCAGCCATACGTTATGCTAAAGCCGTTTTAGACCTTGCGGTCGAAAGAAAAGCGGCAAGTGCCGTTGAGGAAGATATGCGTTCGATCGTAGCTACGGTTTCTGAGAGTAAAGAGCTGCGCAGTATGCTTCAAAGTCCTATCATTGAAGGGGAAGCGAAGAAAGAGGCGTTGAAAGCTATTTTCAAGGGCAGCAGTGAAATCACAATCGGTTTAATCGATACTTTGACATCTAACAAACGAATTGCTCTTTTGAATGAAGTAGCTTTAAAGTATATTATACTTCATGAAGATCTGAAAGGTGAAGGTGTAGCCCAAGTAACCACGGCCGTGCCGTTGACGCCCGAATTAGAGAAGAAAGTTCTAAAACAGGTTGCACAATTGACCGGTAACGAAGTTACCATAAAGAATAATGTCGATGAAAGTATCATTGGCGGATTTGTATTGAGAGTTGGTGATTTGCAGTATGATGCGAGTATAGCGAACAAGCTCAACAATTTGAAAAGAGAATTTACGAATAGTCTATAA
- a CDS encoding ATP synthase F1 subcomplex alpha subunit yields the protein MAGVKAAEVSAILKKQLSGFEATATLDEVGTVLQVGDGIARVYGLSNAQYGELVEFDGGLEGIVLNLEEDNVGVVLLGPSKQVSEGDVVKRTQRIASIKVGEGIVGRVVDTLGTPIDGKGPIAGDTYEMPLERKAPGVIYREPVTEPMQSGIKAIDAMIPVGRGQRELVIGDRQTGKTTVCIDTILNQKEFYDAGEPVYCIYVAIGQKASTVAAIAQTLEDKGAMAYTTIVAANASDPAPMQVYAPFAGASIGEYFRDTGRPALIIYDDLSKQAVAYREVSLLLRRPPGREAYPGDVFFLHSRLLERAAKVINDDKIAQSMNDLPDVLKPMVKGGGSLTALPIIETQAGDVSAYIPTNVISITDGQIFLEQDLFNQGVRPAINVGISVSRVGGNAQIKSMKKVAGTLKLDQAQFRELEAFAKFGSDLDSATLNVIEKGRRNVEILKQAQNDPFTVEDQVAIIYAGSKNLLRDVPVEKVKEFERDYLEFLNAKHRGTLDTLKAGKLTDEVIDTLTSVAKELSSKYRG from the coding sequence ATGGCAGGAGTAAAAGCCGCTGAAGTATCAGCAATTTTAAAGAAACAATTATCAGGATTTGAAGCTACCGCTACTTTAGATGAAGTGGGAACCGTATTACAGGTAGGTGATGGTATTGCCCGTGTATACGGACTATCCAATGCCCAGTATGGGGAATTGGTAGAGTTTGATGGTGGACTGGAAGGTATTGTTTTGAACTTGGAGGAAGATAATGTTGGTGTCGTTCTTTTGGGACCCTCTAAACAGGTTAGCGAAGGAGACGTCGTTAAGCGTACGCAAAGAATTGCCTCTATAAAAGTAGGTGAGGGTATTGTGGGCCGTGTTGTTGACACTTTAGGAACACCTATTGATGGAAAAGGCCCGATTGCCGGTGATACTTATGAAATGCCATTAGAGCGTAAAGCACCTGGTGTTATTTATAGAGAGCCAGTTACCGAACCGATGCAGTCTGGTATCAAAGCCATCGATGCTATGATTCCTGTAGGTCGTGGTCAAAGAGAGTTAGTAATCGGTGACCGTCAAACAGGTAAGACTACTGTTTGTATCGATACCATCTTGAACCAAAAAGAATTTTACGATGCCGGTGAGCCGGTATACTGTATTTATGTTGCTATTGGGCAAAAGGCTTCAACGGTTGCGGCTATCGCCCAGACCTTAGAAGATAAGGGTGCAATGGCCTATACGACTATCGTAGCCGCTAATGCTTCTGATCCTGCGCCAATGCAGGTATATGCTCCTTTTGCAGGTGCGTCTATCGGTGAGTATTTTCGTGATACAGGCCGCCCTGCATTGATTATTTATGATGACCTTTCAAAACAAGCTGTTGCATACCGTGAGGTTTCTCTTCTTTTGAGAAGACCACCGGGGCGTGAAGCATATCCTGGTGACGTTTTCTTCTTGCATTCAAGATTGTTGGAGCGTGCAGCAAAAGTTATCAATGATGACAAGATTGCTCAAAGTATGAACGATTTGCCAGATGTATTAAAGCCTATGGTAAAAGGTGGTGGTTCATTGACTGCTCTTCCTATTATCGAAACTCAGGCAGGTGACGTTTCGGCATATATTCCGACTAACGTAATTTCAATTACCGATGGTCAGATTTTCTTAGAGCAAGATCTTTTCAACCAAGGTGTTCGCCCAGCAATTAACGTAGGTATCTCCGTATCTCGAGTGGGGGGTAATGCTCAGATTAAATCTATGAAAAAAGTAGCAGGTACTTTGAAACTGGATCAAGCGCAGTTCCGCGAATTGGAAGCGTTTGCCAAGTTCGGTTCTGATTTAGATTCAGCTACTTTGAATGTCATTGAAAAAGGACGTCGTAACGTTGAAATCTTAAAGCAAGCTCAAAATGATCCATTTACAGTAGAGGATCAGGTGGCAATTATCTATGCAGGCTCTAAAAACTTGTTGAGAGATGTTCCAGTCGAGAAAGTGAAGGAATTCGAAAGAGATTACCTAGAGTTCTTGAATGCTAAGCATAGAGGTACCCTAGATACATTAAAGGCAGGTAAATTGACCGATGAGGTTATCGATACCCTGACTAGCGTAGCAAAAGAACTTTCAAGCAAGTACAGAGGTTAA
- a CDS encoding ATP synthase F1 subcomplex gamma subunit codes for MANLKEIRNRISSVSSTMQITSAMKMVSAAKLKKAQDAITAMRPYSDKLTELLQSLSTSLDVDSGSKFADNREVKKVLVVAVTSNRGLAGAFNSNILKQTSYLINETYAGKQVDFVTIGKKANDFLNKKSSVISNHSAVYDDLNFDAVSAIAEELMEQFVSGNYDRIDIVYNKFKNAATQIVMTEQFLPIVPAEGGESISTDYKFEPSKAEIVEQLIPKSLKTQLYKAIRDSFASEHGARMTAMHKATDNATELRDQLKLTYNKARQAAITNEILEIVGGAEALNN; via the coding sequence ATGGCCAATTTAAAGGAAATAAGAAACAGGATTTCATCGGTATCTTCTACGATGCAGATTACGAGTGCCATGAAAATGGTTTCCGCTGCTAAGTTGAAGAAGGCTCAAGATGCTATTACGGCAATGCGACCTTATTCAGATAAGCTTACTGAGCTTTTACAAAGCTTAAGTACTAGCTTAGACGTTGACTCAGGAAGCAAGTTTGCCGATAACCGGGAGGTGAAAAAGGTCTTGGTTGTTGCAGTTACTTCGAATAGAGGTTTGGCCGGTGCTTTCAACTCGAATATTTTGAAACAGACGAGCTATCTTATCAATGAGACCTATGCCGGAAAGCAAGTGGATTTCGTTACAATCGGGAAGAAAGCCAATGATTTTCTGAATAAGAAGTCAAGCGTGATTTCAAACCATAGCGCGGTATACGATGATCTGAACTTCGATGCCGTATCGGCTATCGCTGAAGAGTTGATGGAACAATTCGTATCGGGCAATTACGATCGTATCGATATCGTTTACAACAAGTTCAAAAATGCGGCCACCCAAATTGTGATGACCGAGCAGTTCTTACCGATTGTGCCTGCGGAAGGTGGGGAGTCGATAAGTACCGATTACAAGTTCGAGCCTTCTAAGGCTGAAATTGTGGAGCAGCTGATACCTAAATCGCTTAAAACACAATTGTACAAAGCCATTAGAGATTCATTTGCCAGTGAGCACGGTGCTCGTATGACTGCTATGCACAAAGCTACTGACAACGCTACAGAGCTTAGAGACCAGTTGAAACTTACTTATAATAAGGCAAGGCAGGCAGCCATTACCAATGAAATTCTTGAGATTGTTGGTGGTGCCGAGGCTTTGAATAACTAA
- a CDS encoding von Willebrand factor type A domain-containing protein, whose protein sequence is MKNKLLFTLALFIALLSIGCSKDDGPSAEKAFENLNDFTTAEIETTIPRVEISQSGTTLKVLLSVTDQDGIPLEEFTLGNYDVEMIEDSNVEMVGQNKIALSVFDQSNNAPLAAASTLDYSGSMSSRDVLDMENALRSFIALKAPSDQLSVIKFGSQVEEVQKFTNDTTLLNAAIEIDPFIGASTAFYSACDLGLEKANELSNVLPLVIGFTDGGDNASSISLSGLITKSKNLSIPVYTVGFGNARQESLQTLAEETGGRFYYAPTGSDIADLYQIINGQLRKLYILEWEIDYPSGTELTVQITTNYTAGGGSFTDISEKTIIIQ, encoded by the coding sequence ATGAAAAATAAACTACTGTTCACTCTCGCTCTTTTTATAGCACTACTTTCAATCGGATGTTCGAAAGATGATGGGCCTTCGGCAGAGAAAGCTTTCGAAAATTTAAATGATTTCACTACCGCTGAAATTGAAACAACGATACCAAGGGTAGAAATTTCACAATCAGGTACTACTCTAAAAGTATTGTTATCGGTAACAGACCAAGATGGCATCCCTCTTGAAGAATTTACGCTTGGCAACTATGATGTTGAAATGATCGAAGATTCAAATGTAGAAATGGTCGGTCAAAACAAGATTGCCCTCTCGGTATTTGACCAGAGTAACAATGCCCCTCTCGCAGCTGCATCGACCCTTGACTACTCGGGAAGTATGTCGAGCAGAGATGTACTTGATATGGAGAACGCCCTTCGCAGCTTTATAGCTCTAAAGGCCCCATCCGATCAATTATCGGTAATAAAATTTGGGTCACAGGTAGAAGAGGTACAGAAATTTACTAACGACACTACCCTTTTAAACGCGGCAATTGAAATTGATCCATTTATAGGTGCTTCTACGGCGTTTTACAGTGCCTGTGATCTTGGTTTGGAAAAAGCCAATGAATTAAGTAACGTGCTACCGTTGGTCATCGGCTTTACCGATGGGGGCGATAATGCCTCTTCGATATCCTTGTCGGGCCTAATCACCAAATCAAAAAACTTGAGCATACCTGTTTATACAGTTGGGTTTGGTAATGCTAGACAAGAGTCGCTTCAGACCTTGGCAGAAGAAACGGGGGGGCGATTTTATTATGCCCCAACTGGCAGTGACATTGCAGACCTCTATCAGATAATCAATGGGCAATTACGAAAGCTCTACATTCTAGAATGGGAAATAGATTACCCATCGGGCACCGAACTGACCGTTCAAATAACCACAAATTATACCGCAGGTGGGGGAAGCTTTACCGACATTTCCGAGAAAACAATAATTATACAATAA
- a CDS encoding O-antigen/teichoic acid export membrane protein — MNPLKKLFQQTAIYGLATVLPRMMSFLLLPLYTGVLETAGYGEISVIFAWFAIFNVLLAYGMETAFFRFYNGAEDRQKVVSTSLVSILASTLLFTMLALLLQNSLAASTGIDTEFIRYTIFIIALDALVIIPFAWLRANEKPMHYAVVKILNVAVNLGLNLFFLLLLPKMVQEDSETFFNWMYRPNFEISYIFISNLVASALTLLLMLKLYIRKNYTFDVELWKRMMRYAWPVLVAGIAFTINEVFDRILLESLLPADIANSEIGKYSACYKLGLFMTLFATAFRMGIEPFFFSHAGTENPQKAYAQITNYFVVLGSIILLAVIVFADILKELFVRDESYWEAMDIVPLIILASFFLGIYHNLSVWYKVTDKTRYGAFISVIGAFITIGINYLFIPRIGYMASAIATVMAYGSMMILSYYLGKSRYPIPYNFRKITFYLGVSILFSALSFYVFDRNLIIGITLLLLFLGLVYKLENDKLKQIFLKKKPQ, encoded by the coding sequence TTGAATCCGCTCAAAAAACTCTTTCAGCAAACGGCAATTTACGGCTTGGCAACGGTGCTTCCGCGTATGATGTCATTTCTTTTGCTGCCACTGTATACCGGTGTGCTCGAGACGGCAGGTTACGGAGAGATATCTGTCATTTTCGCTTGGTTTGCCATATTCAATGTGCTTTTGGCCTACGGGATGGAAACAGCTTTTTTCAGGTTTTATAATGGTGCTGAAGACAGGCAAAAAGTGGTTTCGACCTCATTGGTGTCTATATTGGCAAGCACCCTGTTATTTACGATGTTAGCGCTACTGCTTCAAAACAGTTTAGCTGCCTCAACGGGTATCGACACCGAATTTATTCGGTATACTATATTTATCATTGCACTTGACGCTTTGGTTATCATACCTTTTGCTTGGTTGCGGGCCAATGAGAAACCAATGCACTATGCTGTGGTAAAGATTTTGAATGTTGCTGTAAATTTGGGCCTCAACCTGTTTTTTCTTCTACTATTGCCAAAAATGGTACAAGAAGATTCCGAAACCTTTTTTAATTGGATGTATAGGCCCAATTTTGAAATATCCTATATATTCATTTCTAATTTAGTTGCCAGCGCACTCACATTGTTGTTGATGTTAAAGCTATATATTAGAAAGAATTATACTTTTGATGTAGAATTATGGAAACGAATGATGCGTTATGCGTGGCCTGTTTTGGTTGCGGGAATCGCATTTACCATCAATGAGGTATTCGACCGAATTTTACTCGAAAGTTTATTGCCCGCCGATATTGCCAATAGTGAAATAGGAAAATATTCGGCCTGCTATAAATTGGGGCTTTTTATGACCTTGTTCGCCACGGCCTTTAGAATGGGTATCGAACCTTTCTTTTTTAGCCATGCGGGTACTGAAAATCCGCAAAAGGCCTATGCACAAATAACCAATTATTTCGTGGTTTTGGGCAGTATTATTCTTCTCGCCGTAATCGTCTTCGCCGATATCTTAAAAGAATTGTTCGTACGAGATGAATCGTATTGGGAAGCCATGGATATCGTGCCTCTAATCATTCTAGCCAGTTTCTTTCTCGGTATTTACCATAACCTTTCTGTATGGTACAAGGTTACCGATAAAACTCGGTATGGGGCATTTATCTCGGTAATCGGTGCATTTATAACAATTGGTATAAATTATTTATTTATTCCCCGCATTGGGTATATGGCATCAGCTATAGCAACGGTTATGGCATACGGCAGTATGATGATACTTTCTTACTACTTGGGGAAATCACGTTATCCGATTCCGTACAACTTTAGAAAAATAACCTTCTACCTCGGCGTTTCCATCTTGTTTTCTGCCTTATCTTTTTATGTTTTTGATAGGAACTTAATAATCGGAATCACGCTACTTTTGTTGTTCTTGGGTTTGGTTTATAAACTTGAGAACGATAAATTGAAACAGATTTTCTTGAAAAAGAAACCTCAATAG
- a CDS encoding dUTP pyrophosphatase produces MEIKIINRSSHALPNYETGASAGMDLRANISEPITLQPLERSIVKTGLFIELPIGFEAQVRPRSGLAAKKGITVLNAPGTVDADYRGEIGVILVNLSNKEFTIEDGERVAQLVIAKHERAEWVEVEELSDTLRGAGGFGSTGVK; encoded by the coding sequence ATGGAAATTAAAATAATCAACAGATCATCACATGCACTGCCCAATTATGAAACGGGTGCTTCTGCGGGAATGGACCTTCGTGCCAATATTTCAGAACCGATCACGTTACAACCTTTAGAGCGTTCGATTGTTAAAACTGGTTTATTTATTGAACTTCCTATTGGTTTTGAGGCACAGGTAAGACCTAGAAGTGGTTTGGCGGCCAAAAAGGGAATTACGGTCTTAAACGCTCCTGGAACCGTAGATGCAGACTATCGAGGTGAAATTGGCGTTATTTTGGTTAACCTTTCTAATAAGGAGTTTACGATTGAAGATGGAGAAAGAGTGGCGCAATTGGTGATTGCCAAACACGAAAGGGCAGAATGGGTAGAGGTCGAAGAACTTTCTGATACCTTGCGAGGTGCCGGTGGCTTTGGTAGTACGGGTGTCAAGTAA
- a CDS encoding septal ring factor EnvC (AmiA/AmiB activator), whose translation MQGNKPYSIVLFVLLFLGWSQLNAQTNEQEALEAKREQLQKEIEQINHLLFAQKEKRGTVLDRMEGLEQKIKVRQRLISVTNEQSNLLNRKINTNINAISALKKELNELKDDYAMMIQKGYQSKIQQSKLMFLLSSDDFFQAFKRLQYIKQYTEFRRQQGEKIVVKTEELTVLNQDLTEQRKEKDRLIAANRKARNELTSEKKAQQDLLGSIRKNETKYAAEIRDKQNQAKQIDREIERLVREAIANANKDAGKASDDPSKFLMTPEAAIIANSFSANKGRLIWPVEKGFKSQGFGVYSDAIYPGIKHQSNGVIITTDEGAKARAIFRGEVIAILSIPGGNKAVQLKHGNYISTYYNLTNLYVKIGDSVDAKTELGDIYTNRSSGQTRLKFYLHQNTSKLNPEDWVYQL comes from the coding sequence ATGCAAGGTAACAAGCCATATTCCATTGTTCTTTTTGTTTTATTGTTCTTGGGATGGTCTCAACTTAATGCCCAAACGAATGAGCAAGAAGCCTTAGAAGCCAAACGCGAACAATTGCAAAAAGAGATTGAGCAAATCAATCATTTGCTGTTCGCACAAAAAGAGAAACGAGGCACTGTTTTAGACCGTATGGAAGGTCTTGAGCAGAAAATTAAGGTACGTCAACGCTTGATTAGTGTGACCAATGAACAATCAAATCTACTCAATAGAAAAATCAATACGAACATCAATGCCATATCGGCTCTAAAAAAGGAACTCAACGAGTTGAAAGATGATTATGCCATGATGATTCAAAAGGGTTATCAGAGCAAAATTCAACAGAGCAAATTAATGTTCTTATTGTCTTCCGATGATTTTTTTCAAGCCTTTAAAAGACTGCAATATATCAAACAATACACCGAATTCCGACGACAGCAAGGTGAGAAAATTGTAGTGAAAACAGAAGAGCTTACGGTGCTCAATCAAGACCTGACCGAACAACGAAAAGAAAAAGACCGTTTGATTGCCGCCAACCGAAAGGCTAGAAATGAACTTACCTCCGAGAAAAAGGCGCAGCAAGATTTACTGGGTTCCATTAGAAAGAACGAAACCAAATATGCTGCCGAAATTCGTGATAAGCAGAATCAGGCAAAACAAATCGACCGTGAAATAGAGCGGTTGGTACGTGAGGCAATAGCGAATGCCAATAAAGATGCGGGTAAGGCTTCCGATGATCCGAGCAAATTTTTGATGACACCAGAGGCGGCCATTATCGCCAATAGTTTCTCCGCTAATAAAGGCAGGTTGATTTGGCCTGTTGAAAAGGGTTTTAAAAGTCAAGGGTTCGGTGTATATAGCGATGCTATCTATCCTGGTATTAAACATCAGAGCAATGGTGTTATTATCACCACGGATGAGGGCGCGAAGGCTAGGGCGATTTTCAGGGGAGAGGTAATCGCGATCCTATCTATTCCCGGAGGCAATAAAGCGGTACAGCTTAAACATGGTAATTATATCAGTACCTACTATAATCTCACCAACTTATATGTAAAGATAGGGGATAGCGTAGATGCCAAGACAGAACTGGGCGATATTTATACCAATCGGTCGAGCGGGCAAACACGTTTGAAGTTCTACCTGCACCAAAATACCTCTAAGCTTAACCCTGAAGATTGGGTCTATCAGTTGTAG